In the genome of Leptotrichia sp. HSP-536, the window ATTCCATGTAATTTAGAATGTATTAGTTCTTTTAATATTCTAGCTCGTTCTATTCTAGCTGTTGATGTGTTTATTGCTTTTTCTAGACCTTCTGGCATTTCAAATTCATTACTTTTATTATTTCTATTAAAATGTTTAATATATGCATCTGAAACACTATCTGACTTCCAAAGCCACTCTAATTCTTCCGATTTTATTTCTGAAAATCCTATTTCTTCACTTACACAAAAACGAATTTCTGGATTTTCTTTTTTTAAATTTTTGGCTATCTCTAGTTCTGCTCTTACAATTCCAACACATCCACCATCCCAAATACGCATTGTATTTGTCAAATCCATCCAAATTGACACTTTTTGTATTCCTCCTATTTTACTTTAATTAATTTATTATAAAAATTAATAACTATTCAATTTAATTTCTTTTTCAACTAACTCTAAATCATTTTTTACCATTCTTTCAACTAATTCAGCAAATGAAATTTCTCTTTTCCAACCTAGTGCTGCTTCACCTTTTGCAGGATTTCCAATTAAGATATCAACTTCTGCAGGTCTAAAAAATTTAGGATTTACTCTTACTACTGTTTTTCCAGTTTTAGCATCTTTCCCTATTTCTTTTTCATCTTTTCCTTCCCAAACAATATCAATATCTACATACTTAAATGCTCTTTCTACAAACTCTCTAACAGTTCTAGTTTCATTTGTTGCAATCACATAATCATCTGCTTTATCTTGTTGTAACATTAACCACATTGCTTTTACATAATCTTTTGCATGTCCCCAATCACGTTTTGCGTCTAAATTTCCTAATTCTAAAACATCTTGTACTCCTAATTTTATTCTAGCTACTGCATCTGTGATTTTTCTAGTAACAAACTCTTTTCCTCTTCTTTCAGATTCATGATTAAACAATATCCCTGAACATGCATACATATCATAACTCTCTCTGTAATTTTTAGTAATCCAATGCCCATAAAGTTTTGCTACTCCATATGGACTTCTAGGATAAAAAGGTGTATCTTCATTTTGAGGAATTGCTTGAACCAATCCAAACATTTCACTCGTAGATGCTTGGTAAAACCTTGCTTCTGGTTTCACTGCTTTTATAGCTTCCAACATATTTAAAGCTCCAATTCCATCAATATCAACAGTTGCTACAGGTTGTTCCCATGATGTTCCAACAAACGATTGAGCTGCCAGATTATACACTTCATCAGCTTGAGATATTCTCATTGCATTGACTAACGAAACCAAGTCTGTCATATCAGCATATATAAAATTTATTTCATCTTTTCTATGCTCTATATTTCCAAAAGTAATTACACTTTTTCTTCTAATTAATCCATATACTTCATATCCTTTTTCCAATAGTAACTCCGCTAAATACGAACCATCCTGTCCTGTTATTCCTGTTATTAAAGCTCTTTTTTTCATATTTTCCTCCTAAATTTATCTATTTTTATAATAATCTAACATTTTTACTAATATATCTTTTACACTTTGAGATTTCTTACCGTTCATAAATTCCCATAATCTTGTTGTATCTCCAATCATTCTCCAAACTTCATTTTTTCTAACAAAATCTGATGAAATCTCAATTTTAGGTTTGAAATCTGTTATTTCCTGAAGCAATTGTATTATCATTTCACCATTTGTTGGAATTCCTGAACAAATATTAAGAATATCAAAATCTAATTTTTTTCTTAATATTAATTCCATTATAACTTCTGCACAATATTCAACATCTACATAATCTCTAAAAGATGATATATTTCCAACAGAAAGTTTTTCTTTTCTATCTGCAAAATGTTCTACCAACTTAGGAACTAAAAATTTTTCACTTTGACCAACTCCTATAATGTTAAACGGTCTTATTACTACAATATCTAAATCCTCTTTATACTGTTTACTTAAATATTCTGTAATCACCTTACTATATGAATAATGATTTGCTGGATTATAAGCAAGATCTTCTCCGTATTTATCTACATTTTGATTTCCATAAACTCCTGCTGTACTTGCCAAAATTACTCTAGTATTTTTGTCGCAATAATTTTGTGCTGATTCTAATAAATTTTCTGTTCCTTGAACATTTACATTATAAATTTCTCCAGTATTTTTATGAGTAACCAATGCAATTGCTGCTAAATGTACTATAACATTAGGTTTATACCATTTTATAACTTCACCCAAATTTTCTTTATCTAACAGAGAAATAACTCTTTGATTTTCTGATGAAATATCTAGAACTTTTTGAATATCAATAGCTAAAAAGTCTAAATCATTATCTTTAATTTTTTTAAGTACATACTTGCCTATAAATCCAAAGGCTCCTGTTATTAAAATTTTTTTTTCTTTCATTTCATACCTCTTCCTTTATTTCTAAATTAATCTCTAAAATTTATAAATATTCATTTCTATTACAAATTTTTAGATTACTGATAATTTCTTTAACTTCCTGTGTATTATCTTTATGACAAATTAATGTCACATCATCAGTATCCACAATTACTATATCTTCTAATCCGATAGTTGCGATGAGTTTTTCATTACCTTGTATTATTGAATTTTTTGTTTTTATGCTTATAACATTTCCACTTATAACATTTCCATCTTGATTTGTTTTATTGATTCTTTCAAGTGAAAGCCAACTTCCTACATCATCCCATCCAAAATTTCCTGGAATGACATAAATATTTTTAGCTTTTTCCATTATTCCATAATCTATGGATTCTGATGGAAGATTTGAAAATTCTTTTTTTAATACTTCTTCATATTTTCTTGTATTTATTGATTCTCCAATTTTTTGTAGTCCTTCATAAATTTCTGGCAAATATTCCTTAAAGTTTTTTAAAATAGTTGATGCCTTCCACACAAACATTCCGCTATTCCATAAATATTGTCCACTTGTTAAGTATTCTTTTGCTTTTTCTAAATTTGGCTTTTCTACAAAACGTAAAACTTCATAAATATTCGCACTATCTTTAAAACTTTCGCCTTTTGTAAAATTAATATATCCATATCCTGTTTCAGGATAATTTGGAGTAATTCCTATTGTCGCTAAATTATCACCTTTTTCAACAACATCTAATGCTATTTTCAGTGTATCAATAAAAACTTCATTAAATTTAATTAGATGATCTGAAGGTAAAATTATCATTTTTGAATTTATATTCTTTTTCACAATATGCATTGCAGCAAGTCCAATACAAGGTGCTGTATTTTTTGCAACTGGTTCAATGATAATATTTTCTTTTGGTATATCTGGAATATGTTCTAAGACCAAATTTTTATACATTTCATTTGTTACCACATAAACATTTTCAATGTCTACTAAACTTTTTACCCTTTCAACAGTATGTTGTATCATGGATTTCCCATCATCTGTTAAAGATAAAAATTGCTTTGGTAAATTTATTCGACTTTTAGGCCAGAACCTTTCACCTTTTCCACCAGCCATTATTACTATTGAAGTCAATGTAGCTCCTCCTTTTTTACTTGAGATTTTATTAGTGTGTTTTCAGAATTATATAAAACAACAACTATTATTATAAATTATTTTTTTAATAAACTTTCTAAATATTTTTTATAATCACAATTTTTTAACTTATTTATTATTTTAACAAGCATTTCTTTACCTATCCAGCCTTTTGTATAGGCAATTTCTTCAAGACAGGCAATATAAAAACCTTGTCTATTTTGAATAGCTTCCACAAAATTTGAAGCTTCTAATAATCCTTTCGGCGTTCCAGTATCAAACCAGGTCATTCCTCTTCCTAAAATTTTTGTTTTTATTTTTTTTTCAAGTAAATAAAGCTCATTAATTGATGTTATTTCTAATTCTTTTCGTTCCGATGGCTTTAACATTTTGGATTTTTTTATAACTGTATTATCATAAAAATATAATCCAGGAATTGCAAAGTTTGACTTAGCTTTTTCAGGTTTTTCCTGCAAAGAAACAACATTTCCATCTTTATCAAACTGGACAACTCCATAATCACTTGGATTTTTGACTGGATATCCAAAAATTATTGCACCCTTTTTATTTGTAACTTGTTTTTCATAAATTTGAAAGTAAGTAACAGAATCTTCAAGAATTTTTGAAAGTCCATTCCCATAAAATATATTGTCTCCTAAAATTAAAGCAACATTATCATTACCAATAAATTCTTCACCAATTAAAAATGCCTCAGCAATACCATTAGGACTATCTTGAACCTTATATTTAATATTTATCCCTAATTGTTCGCCATTTCCAAGCAGTCTTTCAAATAATGGAACATCTCTTAAAGTAGAAATTATTAAAATATCCTTTATATTTGCAAGCATAAGAACAGATAAAGGATAATAAATCATAGGTTTATCATAAACTGGCAATATTTGTTTAGAAATCGACTTTGTCAATGGAAAAAGCCGTGTACCAGATCCACCTGCTAAAATTATTCCTTTCATTTATTTCTCCCATTTCTTCCTGAAAACAGGTTTTTTTCAACATTAGAAAACTAAATTCATAATTTCAAATGCTGAATCGTTCAAAAATATTTATTTCTATTACTTTCCTTTTGCAAACAAAACAGCTTTAGCTGTTTTCATAACAACAAGTACATCAAGTATTAAATCCTGATGTTTTAAATAGTATAAATCATATTCAAGTTTTTTTTTCGCATCTTCTAAATTTTCTCCAT includes:
- the gmd gene encoding GDP-mannose 4,6-dehydratase, encoding MKKRALITGITGQDGSYLAELLLEKGYEVYGLIRRKSVITFGNIEHRKDEINFIYADMTDLVSLVNAMRISQADEVYNLAAQSFVGTSWEQPVATVDIDGIGALNMLEAIKAVKPEARFYQASTSEMFGLVQAIPQNEDTPFYPRSPYGVAKLYGHWITKNYRESYDMYACSGILFNHESERRGKEFVTRKITDAVARIKLGVQDVLELGNLDAKRDWGHAKDYVKAMWLMLQQDKADDYVIATNETRTVREFVERAFKYVDIDIVWEGKDEKEIGKDAKTGKTVVRVNPKFFRPAEVDILIGNPAKGEAALGWKREISFAELVERMVKNDLELVEKEIKLNSY
- a CDS encoding NAD-dependent epimerase/dehydratase family protein; amino-acid sequence: MKEKKILITGAFGFIGKYVLKKIKDNDLDFLAIDIQKVLDISSENQRVISLLDKENLGEVIKWYKPNVIVHLAAIALVTHKNTGEIYNVNVQGTENLLESAQNYCDKNTRVILASTAGVYGNQNVDKYGEDLAYNPANHYSYSKVITEYLSKQYKEDLDIVVIRPFNIIGVGQSEKFLVPKLVEHFADRKEKLSVGNISSFRDYVDVEYCAEVIMELILRKKLDFDILNICSGIPTNGEMIIQLLQEITDFKPKIEISSDFVRKNEVWRMIGDTTRLWEFMNGKKSQSVKDILVKMLDYYKNR
- a CDS encoding mannose-1-phosphate guanylyltransferase produces the protein MTSIVIMAGGKGERFWPKSRINLPKQFLSLTDDGKSMIQHTVERVKSLVDIENVYVVTNEMYKNLVLEHIPDIPKENIIIEPVAKNTAPCIGLAAMHIVKKNINSKMIILPSDHLIKFNEVFIDTLKIALDVVEKGDNLATIGITPNYPETGYGYINFTKGESFKDSANIYEVLRFVEKPNLEKAKEYLTSGQYLWNSGMFVWKASTILKNFKEYLPEIYEGLQKIGESINTRKYEEVLKKEFSNLPSESIDYGIMEKAKNIYVIPGNFGWDDVGSWLSLERINKTNQDGNVISGNVISIKTKNSIIQGNEKLIATIGLEDIVIVDTDDVTLICHKDNTQEVKEIISNLKICNRNEYL
- the rfbA gene encoding glucose-1-phosphate thymidylyltransferase RfbA; translation: MKGIILAGGSGTRLFPLTKSISKQILPVYDKPMIYYPLSVLMLANIKDILIISTLRDVPLFERLLGNGEQLGINIKYKVQDSPNGIAEAFLIGEEFIGNDNVALILGDNIFYGNGLSKILEDSVTYFQIYEKQVTNKKGAIIFGYPVKNPSDYGVVQFDKDGNVVSLQEKPEKAKSNFAIPGLYFYDNTVIKKSKMLKPSERKELEITSINELYLLEKKIKTKILGRGMTWFDTGTPKGLLEASNFVEAIQNRQGFYIACLEEIAYTKGWIGKEMLVKIINKLKNCDYKKYLESLLKK